In Pochonia chlamydosporia 170 chromosome 3, whole genome shotgun sequence, the following are encoded in one genomic region:
- a CDS encoding restless-like transposase (similar to Beauveria bassiana ARSEF 2860 XP_008603545.1) → MHRFSQVNRSNTGTMAANVALFARSADDDYLAVPEKPVEDADTTAESSQFSESSSPLARRKRVRTPTALNIWAESRQPNRHEPERNKHGQKIWYCKRCSYSQAAHNRVRGHLRDKHCVLIFEHQSAKKLGQGVAIDRLFRQQAARQNGQDVERERYLRASVDEVAYNQALVNLITAHSLPHSLVEWPEWYALLHTVNHMAPRVVTHSRGQVPKLLEASFATHRENLISRLIASPTQIHFSIDIWSSPNHHSFLAIVAHYIDLASRQLRKALLALRELEGSHTGEAIAETFLQVVDSYGVRAKMGYFTLLNAYNNDTMMHTVAETCGFNSTHRRLRCNGHIINLAVQAFLFGKNKEASDEALRQVSRLSRREQEGAVGRAETATAWRQYGALGMLHNLVVWIRSSTQRYQAFLQAAGPIALRKELNSFMDDRYSESDIRFDYLHPEHWQELQEIHDFLQPFYEITKDTQWDKTSLDEVICSMDFLVTHYKAAMEQFQHNTTMVDRIMTSWYKFDDYYTRTDDTPVYAAAILLHPSLREAHLKEAWKDQPQYIGPAIAAVRKLWDDFKPQQEPEIEEDLSAYEAYKKRIYQKSSCHDEFSRFIEGPTLPIGDSSALSWWLEPTQQTSYPSLYHLAINIFSIPAMSAEAERVFSGARRTVSWDRGRLSAQIVEYTECLKHWIKSGLLDQPYMIPEPMDAELDSRDIEMLSEGIEPRVVPLE, encoded by the exons ATGCATCGCTTTTCGCAGGTTAACCGCAGCAATACTGGTACCATGGCGGCTAATGTAGCTCTATTTGCCCGTTCTGCCGATGACGACTATTTGGCGGTGCCAGAGAAGCCCGTCGAGGACGCCGACACCACCGCGGAGTCCTCTCAATTCTCAGAatcctcttctcccctaGCGCGTAGAAAACGTGTCCGCACCCCTACTGCGCTCAACATTTGGGCAGAGAGCCGTCAGCCAAATCGCCATGAGCCCGAACGCAACAAGCATGGCCAGAAGATATGGTATTGCAAGCGTTGCTCCTATTCCCAGGCTGCCCATAACAGAGTCCGTGGCCATCTGCGGGATAAGCACTGCGTACTGATTTTCGAGCACCAGTCAGCTAAGAAGCTTGGACAGGGAGTCGCAATTGACAGACTGTTTAGACAGCAAGCCGCGAGACAAAACGGACAGGATGTTGAGCGGGAGAGATACCTTCGTGCATCAGTCGATGAAGTCGCGTATAATCAAGCGCTGGTGAACCTTATCACGGCGCATAGTCTTCCCCATAGCCTGGTCGAGTGGCCCGAATGGTATGCTCTACTTCACACGGTGAACCACATGGCCCCAAGAGTTGTCACACACAGCCGTGGGCAAGTTCCAAAGCTGTTGGAGGCGAGCTTCGCCACACATCGCGAGAACTTGATATCAAGGCTCATAGCCTCGCCTACGCAAATACACTTCagcattgacatctggtcCTCCCCAAACCACCATAGCTTTCTTGCAATCGTGGCTCACTATATTGACCTAGCAAGCCGGCAACTACGAAAAGCCTTGCTTGCCCTGCGAGAGCTCGAAGGTTCTCACACCGGTGAAGCTATTGCAGAGACGTTCCTCCAGGTCGTCGATTCCTACGGTGTCCGCGCCAAGATGGGATACTTTACGCTTCTTAACGCTTACAACAATGACACAATGATGCACACTGTTGCCGAGACCTGTGGCTTCAATTCCACTCATCGAAGACTTCGCTGTAACGGCCATATCATAAATCTGGCCGTGCAGGCGTTTCTGTTCGGTAAGAACAAGGAGGCTTCTGATGAGGCATTGCGTCAAGTTTCACGGCTGTCCCGCAGGGAACAGGAGGGAGCTGTTGGAAGAGCGGAGACGGCAACTGCCTGGCGGCAATATGGGGCACTCGGTATGCTGCACAATCTTGTGGTGTGGATTCGCTCATCAACCCAGCGTTACCAAGCGTTCCTGCAGGCTGCTGGCC CCATCGCACTCCGCAAAGAGCTTAACAGCTTTATGGATGATCGTTATTCAGAGAGTGACATCAGATTTGATTACCTCCATCCAGAACACTGGCAGGAGCTCCAAGAGATCCACGATTTTCTACAACCTTTCTATGAGATTACTAAAGACACTCAATGGGACAAGACGTCTTTGGATGAGGTGATTTGCTCCATGGACTTTCTTGTTACGCATTACAAagcagccatggagcaaTTCCAGCACAACACTACCATGGTTGATCGCATTATGACCAGCTGGTACAAGTTCGACGATTACTATACGCGTACAGATGACACACCAGTCTACGCTGCGGCAATCTTGCTTCATCCTAGCCTCAGAGAAGCACATCTGAAGGAGGCATGGAAGGACCAACCTCAATACATTGGCCCAGCGATTGCGGCCGTGCGCAAGCTATGGGATGATTTCAAGCCGCAGCAAGAGCCAGAAATCGAGGAGGACCTTTCGGCTTACGAGGCATACAAGAAACGGATCTACCAAAAGTCAtcttgccatgatgaatTCAGCCGATTCATCGAGGGTCCAACGCTGCCAATTGGCGACTCTTCTGCCCTTTcttggtggcttgagccGACGCAGCAAACCTCCTACCCCTCTCTCTATCATCTTGCAATAAATATTTTCTCGATACCAGCGATGTCAGCGGAAGCCGAACGCGTGTTTAGTGGGGCCCGACGTACGGTTTCTTGGGATAGAGGTCGGCTCTCTGCACAGATAGTGGAGTATACGGAGTGCTTGAAACACTGGATTAAGAGCGGGCTCCTGGACCAGCCATATATGATTCCTGAACCAATGGACGCTGAGTTGGATTCTAGAGACATAGAAATGTTGTCTGAGGGTATTGAACCCCGTGTAGTCCCATTAGAATAA
- a CDS encoding ribonuclease H-like protein (similar to Metarhizium robertsii ARSEF 23 XP_007817472.2), with translation MASQTSETSASWTDSSSIGSFASKLSWNFSSLFYIDYPDQHFPVEPGPKRRKTKGHRAYVCLHCQNPPWSNRVPGNAIHHAETVHRALVRASEAVSDTPSRTFVSDVSTVSLGDIDSYIVRRPSQAALRNSFNKQAYIEALVGLLTRRRLPFSTVEYSELRDLCLACNPAIGDLLISNRKQAMGYINSNYSLYSSQLAENLQATQSKIHISSDLWTSPHRKGVLAICAQWVDDDFKLQKALLGLPECKYNHSGATQAGLIASTLRKFNITAHNLGYYIGDNAASNDTCLAELSKVLRAESGYPHKRRRIRCIGHIIHIALQAFLLARSKEALRAALEAAAGEPGSTMLEEFSQQLHELDPAEIAARSESTAGDEQRREERQERSPRIFKNARGKRAGNNDERFAGWQGIPALAKLHALAVYIRSSAIHNDQWYDAVGKQLGIDNITRWSSWHRVITVALKKKSQIIQFTAEHDNDLEGNTLTRRDWEMLERTLEFLQPFYEATLEAEGDMASISQSLELLDLLLGHCEKWKAHYSQPSNRDDRIVHSINMCWFVLDKYYTITEDIPVYAAALLLDPSKRKSYIEECWPHEWHDGAFAAARSLWEEEYNGNVESHLLEQSFAAPGLSKPEKDTMLSKMRLEVQQKTMAKARGKDDFDSFISEAPIALAEGATPLQWWCSEDVRTVYPRLSRMAIDILSVPAESAEPERTFSGARRTARWDRLRLLVESIEKVECVGNWLREGRIKPSAEGEIGLPCDPEVIEGDI, from the exons ATGGCTTCACAGACTTCCGAGACCTCGGCCTCATGGACTGACAGCTCCTCCATTGGCTCGTTCGCATCAAAGCTTTCATGGAACTTCAGCAGCCTTTTCTATATAGACTATCCCGATCAACACTTTCCAGTTGAACCGGGCCCAAAGCGCAGAAAGACTAAGGGGCATCGTGCCTACGTTTGTCTTCATTGTCAGAATCCCCCATGGTCGAACCGGGTACCGGGAAACGCTATACACCATGCAGAAACGGTTCACCGCGCACTGGTACGAGCAAGCGAAGCCGTAAGTGATACTCCATCTAGGACATTTGTTTCTGATGTTTCGACGGTTTCGCTGGGTGATATCGATTCGTACATAGTCCGTCGTCCCTCCCAGGCTGCTCTCcgcaacagcttcaacaagcaagcCTATATCGAGGCGCTCGTGGGACTCCTTACAAGGCGCAGACTGCCCTTTTCGACGGTGGAGTACTCTGAGCTGCGAGACTTGTGTCTTGCATGCAATCCGGCCATTGGAGACCTTCTCATCAGCAATCGAAAGCAGGCGATGGGCTATATTAACTCCAACTACTCGCTATACAGCTCGCAACTTGCCGAGAACCTTCAAGCAACACAGTCGAAGATACACATATCCTCCGATCTCTGGACATCGCCACATCGCAAAGGTGTACTCGCTATATGCGCTCAATGGGTcgatgacgacttcaagCTTCAGAAAGCACTACTAGGACTACCAGAGTGCAAATACAACCATTCTGGTGCTACACAGGCTGGGCTGATTGCCAGCACGCTGCGGAAGTTCAATATTACTGCTCACAACCTCGGTTATTACATAGGCGATAATGCTGCATCAAACGACACCTGCTTGGCGGAACTATCAAAGGTTTTGAGAGCTGAATCAGGC TACCCCCACAAACGGCGCAGAATTCGCTGCATCGGCCATATTATCCATATCGCCTTGCAAGCATTCCTCCTCGCTCGCTCAAAAGAAGCTCTTAGAGCCGCActtgaagctgctgccgGTGAGCCTGGCTCAACTATGCTAGAGGAGTTCTCACAGCAATTGCATGAGCTGGATCCGGCGGAAATTGCGGCACGTTCTGAATCCACAGCAGGAGATGAACAACGACGGGAAGAGCGGCAGGAGCGATCCCCCAGGATATTTAAGAATGCGAGAGGCAAACGAGCCGGTAACAACGATGAGCGCTTCGCTGGCTGGCAAGGAATTCCAGCCTTAGCAAAACTTCATGCACTTGCTGTTTACATACGGAGCTCAGCCATACACAACGATCAATGGTATGATGCTGTGGGCAAGCAACTCGGTATCGATAATATCACGAGATGGTCGTCATGGCATAGAGTTATCACAGTCGCCTTAAAGAAGAAGTCACAGATCATCCAGTTTACTGCCGAACATGATAATGATCTCGAAGGCAATACCCTGACCAGAAGGGATTGGGAAATGCTAGAAAGGACACTAGAGTTCCTTCAACCATTCTATGAGGCCACTCTGGAAGCTGAAGGCGATATGGCCTCAATCTCACAGTCACTTGAGCTGTTGGACCTTCTCCTAGGACATTGCGAAAAGTGGAAG GCACACTACTCGCAGCCGAGTAACCGTGATGATCGTATAGTCCACTCCATCAATATGTGCTGGTTTGTACTCGATAAGTATTATACTATAACTGAGGATATCCCCGTATACGCTgccgcccttcttctcgatcCTTCTAAACGTAAGAGCTACATAGAAGAATGTTGGCCCCATGAGTGGCACGATGGCGCGTTTGCAGCCGCCCGGAGTCTCTGGGAGGAGGAGTacaatggcaatgttgaaAGTCATCTCCTAGAACAATCTTTCGCTGCGCCTGGTTTATCAAAGCCTGAGAAGGATACCATGCTTTCAAAGATGCGCTTAGAGGTGCAACAAAAGACGATGGCGAAGGCACGCGGTAAGGATGACTTCGATAGCTTCATTTCCGAGGCACCTATTGCACTTGCCGAAGGCGCCACGCCCCTTCAATGGTGGTGTAGTGAGGACGTTCGTACAGTATATCCTCGACTTAGCCGTATGGCTATCGATATCCTCTCCGTTCCCGCAGAATCAGCAGAACCAGAGCGGACCTTTTCAGGAGCTCGCCGCACAGCTAGATGGGATAGACTACGTTTGTTGGTTGAGAGCATTGAGAAGGTTGAGTGTGTGGGCAACTGGCTGCGAGAGGGACGTATCAAACCTTCTGCTGAGGGAGAGATAGGCCTCCCGTGTGATCCAGAGGTCATAGAAGGCGATATATAA
- a CDS encoding fatty-acid amide hydrolase (similar to Colletotrichum gloeosporioides Nara gc5 XP_007284828.1) produces MAAEFKIWPSLASRHGLLHRYVFGAMAKCPHHPLLLPILMNPLYHQAPRTAGQGLLCAALGIGTDIGGSVRVPAAFCGVYGLRTTALRNPYKGVCIPGRGQESIHCVISPLANSVADLDLFQGAVLDREPWEEETSLVPLPWKRIGPFQPAQITLGVIWDDECVPPHPPVTRALKYAVSKLRQSGTKVVDFAPYNHQEGWDIVSALYFPDGARTQKDILASGGEPVAFLTEWAFSVSNINPISVTENWELNIRRDAYRETYHHIMKDRGVDFILCPAYVGAAATLGGGQYVHYTSVWNVLDMPSITFPTGLKVDPVIDTVCEYQFRSAVDERESKKYTPETYVAAPIALQLVGKHFRDEETVAAADLVSRIIQE; encoded by the exons ATGGCGGCCGAGTTCAAGATATGGCCATCGCTGGCCTCCAGGCACGGACTTCTCCATCGATACGTATTTggggccatggccaagtgtCCCCATCACCCTCTCTTGCTTCCCATATTGATGAACCCACTTTATCATCAAGCCCCGAGAACAGCCGGCCAAGGTCTCCTCTGTGCCGCACTGGGAATTGGCACCGACATTGGCGGCTCTGTCAGAGTCCCAGCAGCATTTTGTGGGGTGTATGGTCTTCGCACCACAGCTCTACGCAATCCATACAAAGGTGTCTGTATACCGGGACGTGGACAGGAAAGCATCCACTGCGTCATTTCGCCGCTAGCCAACAGTGTCGCGGATCTCGATCTGTTCCAGGGCGCAGTACTTGACCGGGAACCTTGGGAGGAAGAAACATCACTGGTGCCACTGCCATGGAAGAGAATAGGCCCGTTCCAACCCGCGCAGATTACGTTAGGTGTTATCTGGGACGACGA ATGTGTCCCCCCCCATCCGCCGGTCACCCGCGCTTTGAAATATGCCGTATCCAAACTTCGGCAATCCGGTACCAAAGTGGTTGATTTTGCCCCATACAACCACCAGGAGGGATGGGATATTGTCTCAGCACTCTACTTCCCTGATGGCGCCCGCACTCAGAAGGACATCTTGGCGAGCGGTGGGGAACCGGTTGCCTTCTTGACAGAGTGGGCTTTTAGTGTATCAAACATCAATCCTATCTCTGTAACAGAAAATTGGGAACTAAACATTCGGCGCGATGCCTACCGGGAGAC CTACCATCACATCATGAAAGACCGTGGTGTCGATTTCATCCTTTGCCCTGCTTACGTTGGCGCCGCCGCAACCTTGGGTGGTGGACAATATGTTCATTACACGTCCGTCTGGAACGTTCTCGACATGCCTTCCATAACTTTTCCGACAGGTTTGAAAGTCGACCCGGTGATAGATACGGTATGTGAATACCAATTTCGTTCCGCGGTGGACGAGCGGGAGTCCAAGAAGT ACACCCCCGAGACCTACGTAGCCGCTCCCATTGCGTTACAACTTGTAGGAAAGCACTTCCGCGACGAAGAGACCGTGGCTGCAGCCGACCTTGTGTCAAGGATCATACAAGAATGA
- a CDS encoding DDE superfamily endonuclease — translation MEARIQEAVRYVDDFPDAKVAKVAREFGVPRNRLRYRLQGRPPKIGRPAVNLKLSRPEEAALCRYIDRLDNINLAVRPEFITDAANHILRERSGRADLVIGSKWTSRFLKRHGYFKTLQKKLHSERQASEDLTRVSQYFQSLQKVIQEKGIPPDDIWNMDETGFRIGAGKDQLIVTKRRRAHYFGIPENRESATAIEAVSASGEFIPAFLILSGQVHMTSWYQIPGLDLDTVIRPTSTGYSNDEISLEWLQHFDKHSAKSSRGSKRLLILDGHGSHHTRQFIQYCDEHDIIPFGMPPNLTHILKPLDVVVFQPLKHYHAKALDVMVRDGLVNITKLEFLPCIQQVRSQAFKQSTIRSAFRKTGIWPPNPQVILQLLDACQSKKTPSPPATSSSYSSSFETPLTLRHINKVADKLETVLQEDEDLNPEFTRDLSRFIRGSLSLATELVQTKRDLGRTKMAERIQQQRRAMRNTQLQSGGVLTVAQGREMVQKREEDQIAKARKTVEAAELKAHNARRRWFEEAAKEARKWRASGRLGRVEICDSEYGTRWLKRF, via the coding sequence ATGGAAGCACGTATTCAAGAAGCAGTTAGATATGTTGATGATTTTCCTGATGCGAAAGTGGCTAAGGTGGCTCGAGAATTTGGCGTGCCACGTAATCGATTGCGATACCGCCTTCAGGGCCGGCCTCCCAAAATAGGCAGACCGGCTGTAAATTTGAAGCTTTCGCGACCAGAAGAGGCGGCGTTATGTCGTTATATCGATCGTCTTGATAATATCAACCTTGCAGTGCGCCCCGAGTTCATCACTGACGCAGCAAACCATATTCTGCGTGAGCGATCGGGCAGAGCCGATCTCGTTATTGGCAGCAAGTGGACTTCTCGCTTTCTGAAGCGACACGGCTACTTCAAAACGCTCCAAAAGAAGCTTCATTCAGAGCGTCAAGCTTCTGAGGACCTCACCCGAGTCAGTCAGTATTTCCAGAGTCTCCAGAAGGTCATCCAAGAGAAGGGTATACCTCCTGATGATatctggaatatggatgAGACCGGATTTCGAATCGGAGCTGGcaaggatcaattgatcgtcACTAAACGGAGGAGAGCTCATTATTTTGGTATCCCTGAGAATAGGGagtctgccactgccatcGAGGCCGTCTCAGCCAGTGGAGAGTTCATTCCAGCGTTCTTAATTCTGTCTGGACAGGTGCACATGACTTCCTGGTATCAGATACCTGGGCTAGATCTTGATACAGTTATCCGACCTACATCGACTGGTTACTCAAATGACGAAATTAGTCTGGAGTGGCTTCAACACTTTGACAAGCATTCGGCAAAGTCCTCGAGAGGCTCGAAGCGTCTGTTAATTCTCGATGGCCACGGCTCTCACCACACAAGACAGTTCATTCAGTATTGCGACGAACACGACATTATTCCATTTGGTATGCCTCCGAATCTCACGCATATCCTCAAGCCTCTGGATGTTGTAGTCTTTCAGCCATTGAAGCATTACCACGCCAAGGCGCTGGATGTTATGGTCAGAGACGGCCTTGTCAACATAACCAAGCTTGAGTTCCTTCCCTGCATTCAGCAAGTACGATCACAAGCATTCAAACAAAGTACCATACGCTCTGCATTCCGAAAAACAGGAATCTGGCCGCCCAATCCACAAGTGATACTCCAGCTTTTGGATGCTTGTCAAAGCAAAAAGACACCATCCCCTCCTGCCACGTCCTCATCATACTCCTCATCATTCGAGACGCCCTTGACTCTCCGGCATATAAATAAAGTAGCTGACAAGTTGGAGACCGTACtacaagaagacgaagatcTAAATCCCGAGTTTACTCGCGATTTGAGCCGCTTTATTCGGGGATCCCTGTCACTAGCCACCGAATTGGTGCAGACCAAAAGAGATCTGGGAAGGACTAAAATGGCCGAGcgcattcaacaacaacgcAGGGCTATGAGGAATACACAATTGCAATCAGGAGGGGTTTTAACAGTCGCACAAGGCCGAGAAATGGTACAGAAAAGGGAGGAAGACCAGATCGCTAAAGCTAGAAAGACGGTCGAGGCGGCGGAGTTGAAGGCACACAACGCACGCAGGCGGTGgtttgaagaagcagcaaaagaggCTCGTAAATGGAGGGCATCTGGGAGACTGGGACGAGTAGAAATATGCGATTCTGAGTACGGTACGCGGTGGTTGAAGCGATTTTAG
- a CDS encoding ATP-dependent DNA helicase PIF1 (similar to Metarhizium robertsii ARSEF 23 XP_007816691.2), translated as MGPGPAGRDGGESASRATSRAQPVTAGINIFVCGDFHQLPPIAATVMYSNLPNARNADFSTGQQAYRALDTTVRLAQLMRQDGDDEETLRFRRALEELRVYQVSQQSWQLLNTRVQNELTPNEVESFKDALRLYFRREEVRVHNHQRLRDCKQPILRIKSTHTGRGAERANDDEADGLDPQLCICLGARVMLTDNIWVENGLVNGSMGTVKDIVWNEGQDPTKDMPAAIMVEVDDYDGPKFPGTNYIPIFPVTRRFEYKKRDCSRTNFPLRPAYAITVHKAQGLTLKQVVWNLERRDHAPGLSYVAISRVKKLSSIMFETPFDLSRFTTKVSSNMKDRARDWDLRTLQCL; from the coding sequence aTGGGTCCCGGCCCGGCAGGCCGGGACGGaggcgagagtgcaagccgagccacttctcgggctcagcccgttacagcCGGCATCAACATCTTTGTCTGTGGGGATTTCCACCAACTCCCTCCTATTGCAGCCACTGTGATGTACTCAAATCTTCCCAACGCGCGAAACGCTGACTTTTCGACCGGCCAACAAGCATACCGAGCCCTGGATACAACAGTCCGGTTGGCACAGTTGATGCGGcaagatggcgatgacgaggagacgCTTCGGTTCCGCCGCGCGCTCGAGGAGTTGCGGGTTTATCAAGTATCCCAGCAGAGTTGGCAGCTTTTGAATACTCGAGTACAGAATGAACTAACCCCTAATGAGGTAGAATCCTTCAAGGATGCACTGCGTCTTTACTTCCGTCGAGAGGAGGTTCGTGTGCATAACCACCAGCGCCTCCGCGACTGCAAACAGCCTATCCTTAGAATCAAGTCTACGCATACAGGCCGAGGCGCGGAGAGGGCAAACGATGACGAGGCAGATGGATTGGACCCTCAGCTTTGCATCTGTTTAGGGGCGAGGGTTATGTTAACAGACAATATCTGGGTTGAGAATGGCTTGGTGAACGGGTCTATGGGGACGGTGAAGGATATCGTCTGGAACGAGGGGCAAGATCCTACCAAAGATATGCCAGCTGCGATTATGGTAGAAGTCGATGATTACGACGGGCCCAAGTTCCCCGGCACCAACTACATCCCCATCTTCCCTGTCACCAGACGATTCGAATACAAAAAACGTGACTGTTCGCGCACTAACTTCCCTCTCCGCCCTGCATACGCCATTACGGTACACAAGGCGCAAGGATTGACACTGAAACAAGTGGTCTGGAACCTAGAACGGAGGGATCATGCGCCAGGATTGTCATACGTTGCCATATCTCGAGTTAAGAAACTCTCTTCCATTATGTTTGAGACGCCATTCGACCTAAGTCGATTCACAACCAAGGTGAGCTCGAATATGAAGGATAGGGCAAGGGATTGGGATCTGCGCACACTCCAGTGCTTGTAA
- a CDS encoding beta-glucosidase (similar to Aspergillus terreus NIH2624 XP_001216552.1) has product MALASPVLSKAGDGDWAGPYAKAIAALPRLSQQDKISMVTGFAKNEQPCTGLTAVVPSIGYPRLCLQDGPLAVKNLVNATVFPAGIQAASTWDTSLIYSRGFALGAESKAAGVHVLLGPAGGPLGKIPTGGRNWEGFSPDPYLTGIAMANTINGMQAAGVQACAKHVIGNEQEQNREGISSNIDDRTNHELYLWPFADAIKANVSSIMCSYNKVNRTHACENKQLLQGLLKDELDFQGYIMSDWGAQHSTAESANAGLDMAFPYPEDEDAEDGLPKENDGLPKYWDDKLTNAISSNNVSQSRLDDMVTRILAGWYLVGQDSGYPPPSNGSVIYDPNDHKMLARKIARDGIVLLKNDNNTLPLKKSDRLAIIGTTADKAVYQGGGSGGADAPQLVAPLDAIMKAGTVVANSTSNDPSNGATAANAAATAVVFLSSYSGEAGMGDDRSNLNPDKSGNELVEAVSKTGKPTIVVIHSVGPLILETIWKLPNVVSIVWAGLPGQESGNALVDVLYGQISPSGKLPYTIARNESDYGTYIIDDDQGYQDNFTEGLYIDYRHFDKEGLQPRFAFGFGLSYTTFDYSDLESVIDAPPGNTTLIPGGKAGLYDTVATVSATITNTGKVTGAEVAQLYVGLPPSSPDTPIKQLRGFTKISLNPGERGTVTFKLRCKDLSYWDVRTQAWVMPSGTFNVSVGASSRDIRLTDTISLV; this is encoded by the exons ATGGCTCTAGCCTCTCCAGTCCTAAgcaaggctggagatggcgatTGGGCAGGACCTTATGCTAAAGCAATCGCCGCCCTGCCGCGACTGTCACAGCAGGACAAGATCTCTATGGTTACCGGTTTTGCTAAGAATGAACAACCCTGCACCGGGTTGACCGCGGTAGTTCCTTCTATTGGGTACCCGCGTCTCTGTCTCCAGGATGGCCCTCTCGC CGTCAAAAACTTAGTGAATGCGACAGTCTTTCCGGCTGGGATCCAGGCGGCCAGCACATGGGATACGTCGCTGATCTATTCGAGAGGGTTTGCTCTCGGCGCCGAGTCAAAAGCGGCCggcgtccatgtcctcctcgGGCCAGCGGGTGGTCCTCTTGGGAAGATTCCAACCGGAGGTCGGAATTGGGAAGGATTCTCCCCTGATCCTTACCTAACAGGCATCGCAATGGCAAACACCATTAACGGTATGCAAGCAGCTGGGGTTCAAGCTTGCGCAAAACATGTCATTGGCAATGAACAAGAGCAAAATCGGGAAGGAATCAGCTCGAACATCGACGATCGGACAAATCATGAGCTCTATCTCTGGCCTTTTGCTGACGCCATTAAAGCTAACGTCAGCTCAATCATGTGTTCGTACAACAAGGTCAATCGCACTCATGCTTGTGAAAATaagcagctgctgcaggGCCTGCTAAAGGACGAGCTTGACTTTCAAGGATACATTATGAGCGACTGGGGTGCGCAGCACTCTACAGCCGAGAGTGCCAATGCCGGGTTAGATATGGCCTTCCCTTATCcagaagacgaggatgccGAAGACGGGTTGCCAAAAGAAAACGACGGGTTGCCAAAATACTGGGACGATAAGCTCACAAATGCAATATCTAG CAACAATGTGTCTCAAAGCCGTCTTGATGACATGGTCACACGTATCTTGGCCGGATGGTATTTAGTGGGCCAAGACAGTGGCTACCCTCCTCCTTCGAACGGCTCTGTCATATATGACCCGAATGACCACAAGATGTTGGCACGGAAAATAGCGCGAGACGGCATCGTTCTTCTGAAGAATGATAACAACACACTACCTCTGAAGAAATCCGACAGGTTGGCGATAATCGGTACCACCGCGGACAAAGCAGTGTATCAAGGTGGCGGCTCGGGAGGTGCGGACGCTCCACAACTCGTGGCTCCACTTGATGCAATAATGAAAGCAGGCACGGTTGTTGCGAACTCGACTAGCAATGACCCAAGCAACGGCGCTACGGCGGCAAACGCAGCAGCGACGGCGGTGGTATTTCTCAGCTCTTATTCAGGCGAAGCGGGGATGGGAGACGACCGATCTAATTTAAACCCTGATAAGAGCGGCAACGAACTTGTGGAAGCGGTCAGCAAAACTGGAAAGCCTACGATCGTCGTGATCCATAGCGTTGGGCCTCTGATTCTCGAAACTATCTGGAAACTTCCAAACGTGGTTTCCATTGTGTGGGCAGGCCTTCCCGGGCAGGAGTCCGGAAATGCTCTGGTCGACGTACTCTATGGGCAGATATCGCCGTCTGGGAAGCTCCCATACACGATCGCCCGGAACGAGAGCGACTACGGGACGTATATTATAGATGATGACCAGGGCTACCAGGACAATTTCACGGAAGGTCTCTACATCGACTACAGACATTTTGATAAGGAGGGGTTGCAGCCGAGATTTGCATTTGGGTTTGGCCTTT CATACACGACGTTCGACTATTCTGACCTGGAGTCTGTGATTGACGCACCGCCGGGAAATACAACACTGATTCCTGGTGGCAAAGCTGGGCTTTACGACACGGTCGCTACCGTGTCTGCAACTATCACGAATACTGGTAAGGTAACAGGCGCTGAGGTAGCTCAGCTCTACGTCGGGCTCCCTCCTTCGTCACCCGATACACCTATCAAACAGCTTCGCGGCTTTACTAAGATCAGCCTCAATCCTGGCGAACGTGGGACCGTTACCTTCAAGCTTAGGTGCAAAGATCTAAGCTACTGGGACGTGCGGACACAGGCTTGGGTCATGCCAAGTGGCACCTTCAACGTGTCTGTTGGTGCAAGCTCTCGCGACATCAGGTTAACAGACACCATATCGCTggtgtaa